In the genome of Rubrivirga marina, the window CACGAAGGCGACGTGGGCGGCCCCGCCGTCCCGGCCGCCCTCGGCCTGGAGCCGGCGGACGGCCTCGGCCTTGTCGGCCGGGAGCACCTCGGCGAGGACCTCGTCGATCCCGAGCCGCCGCGCCACGGCCTGGGCGGTGGCACGGTTGTCGCCCGTCACCATCGCCACGCGGAGCCCAGCCCGGTGCAGCGCGTCGATGGCCGCGGGCGTCGTCGCCTTGACGGGGTCGGAGACCGCGATCGCCGCCGCCAGCCGTCCATCGATGGCGGCGTAGAGCGGGGTCTTCCCCTCCTCGGCGAGCCGTCGCGCCGCCTCCGCCAGCGGCCCCACCTCGACGCCGAGGCGGGCCATGAACCGGTCGGCCCCGACCTCGACGCGGCGGCCCTCCACCGTGCCGCGCACGCCGAAGCCGGGCACGGCCTCGAACTCGGACGCCGCGGGCACGTCGAGGCCTCGCTCGGCGGCGGCGCGCACGATGGCCGCGCCGACGGGGTGCTCGCTGGGCACCTCGACGGAGGCGACGAGACGAATCAGGGCGGCCTCGTCCGGGTTGGCCCCGTCTGCCAGCGCGACGTCGGTCAGCGTCGGCCGTCCCTCGGTGAGCGTCCCCGTCTTGTCGAGGGCGACGACGTCGGCCTCGCTCAGCGTCTGGAGTGCCTCGCCCTTGCGGAACAGGACGCCCAACTCGGCCGCTTTGCCGGTCCCGACCATGACCGAGACGGGCGTGGCGAGGCCCATCGCGCACGGGCACGCGATGATGAGGACCGAGACGGCGGCGACGAGCGCGTACGTCAGCGCCGGGCTCGGGCCGACCCAGAGCCACACGGCGAACACGAGCGCGGCGATCACGAGCACGACGGGCACGAACACGGCGACCACGCGGTCGGCGAGGGCCTGGATCGCGGGCCGCGACGCCTGCGCCTCCTCGACGAGCTGGACGATCTGGGCGAGGACCGTGTCGGCCCCGACGCGCGTCGTCTCGACCAAGAGCGACCCGGCCTGGTTCACCGTCCCGCCCACGACCTCGTCGCCGTCGGTCTTCTCGACCGGGACCGGCTCGCCCGTCACCATCGACTCGTCGACGTAGCTCGTGCCCTCCACGACGACGCCGTCGACGGGCACCTTCTCGCCCGGCCGCACGCGGACGACGTCGCCCACGGCCACGTCGTCGATGGGCACCTCCGTTTCCTGGCCGTCCTTGACGACGCGAGCGGTCTCCGCCTTCAAGCCCAGGAGCGCCCGGACCGCGTCCGAGGTCTGGCCCTTCGCCCGCGCCTCGAACCACTTGCCAAGCAGGATCAGCGTGATGATCGTCGCCGACGCCTCGTAGTACACGTGGACCGCGCCGGCGGGGAGCACGCCCGGCAGGAACGTCGCCACGACGGAGTACCCGTAGGCGGCCGACGTGCCGAGCGCGACGAGGGTGTTCATGTCGGGCGCGCCGTGGCGCGCCGCGGCCCACCCGGCGCGGTAGAACCGCCAGCCCGGCCCGAACTGGACGGCCGTCGCCAGCACGAACGCCACGAGCCAGCGCGTGTGCATCGGGACGAGCCCATCCACGAAGGCCATCCCGCCGGGGATCGCCATCGGCACCATCTCCATCAGGAAGAGCGGCAGCGACAGCCCGGCCGCCCACAGCAGACGCCGCCGCAGCCTCTGGCGGTCGAGCTCGCGCGCTGTACGTTCGGCGTCCTCCGTGCTCGCGCCACCCACGGCCTCGACCACGTCGTAGCCCGTCTTGCGGACGGCCTCGTAGAGCGCCTCGACGTCCGTCCCAGTCGCGTAGCGCACGCGCGCCCGCTCGGTCGCCAGGTTGACGCTCGCCTCGACCACGCCGTCGGCGCCCTGCAACGCCTTCTCGACGCGCCCGACGCAGGCCGCGCACGTCATCCCGCCGACGGCGAAGCTCACCTCCTCGGTCCGCACGTCGTAGCCCGACTGGCGGACGGCCTCGGCCAGCGCGAGCGGCGTCGTCTCGGAGGCGTCGAACTCGACCGTGGCCCGTTCGGTCGCCAGGTTGACCGTCGCCCGATGCACGCCCGGGACGGCGTTCAGCGCCTTCTCGACGCGCCCCGAGCACGCGGCGCACGTCATCCCTTCGACACCTAGTATCGCTCGGGACCGGGCCTCGGGCGGCAGGCCGCCGGCCCCGTCGCCGGACGGGTCGGCGACGGGGGGATCGGAGAGCAGGGCAGGGGAGGGGGCAGGCATCGCAAGAGGGGGCTTTCCCAGACAAACGCAGCGGCTGTGTCGGCGTTACCGCAGCCGACGCGCGCCCGGTCGGGATGCGTCCAACGCCGACCGTCCGTGAACGGACGGCGCATATGGCCCTACCTGAAGGCCTTTTAAGGTTGACCAGGAGCGAACGGCGGGGGTGGTGCGTATCTCCCCCACGTGACTCGCTCCGCACCCCCGTCCCTCGGGCTGGCGTCCCTCCTGGCCGTCGCCCTCTTGGTCCTCGCCGCCGGCCCCGCCGCGGCGACCGTCGCGGACGCCCTGGTGAACCGCTGCTGCAGCGAGTCCTGCCCGCCCCCTGAGGCCCCGGACGACGGCGCGACGTGCTGCGCCCAGGCCCCCGCCGCGGGGCACGACGTGGCCACGGCCCCGCCGCCGCCGGTCACCGACGCCGCGCTGGCGGCGGTCGTGGCGGGTACGGTGGTGCCTCGGGCGGCGCCGCGCGCCCACGCGCCGCCGCGTGACGCCGGCCCGCCGCCCGGCCCCCGCCGGCACCTCGCCCTCTCGGTCTTCCTGGTCTGAGCCGATCCGACGTGACGCGACGCCTCTGGCGTCCACGGACGCGCCCGCGTCCTCCCACACCGTCGTCGATCTGCTCCAGACCATGACCCTCGCATCCGTAGCGCGCCTCGCGCTGCTGGCGGGCCTGGCCGCCGCGGCACCCCACGCCCGCGCCCAGGCCCCCGACACCCTCCGCCTCGACGCCGTCCTCGGCGCCCTCTACGCGGACAACCCCACGCTCCAGGCTGCCCGCTTGGACGCCCGTGCGCTCGCGCGCCGCGGCGACCAGGTCGGCGCGCTCCCCGACCCGACCGCGTCGGTCATGGTCGCCCCGTACCCCATCCTCACGGCGCGGGGCACGCAGCGGAGCCAGTGGCGCGTCGAGCAGATGCTCCCCTGGCCCGGCACGCTCGGCCTCCGCCGCGACGCGGCCGACGCCGCCGCCGAGGCGGCCCGGATCGGCGCCGACGTGACGGCCCTCGACCTCGGCCAGCGCGCGACGCGGGCCTACGCCGACCTGGTGCGGACGCAGGAGGCGGCCGAGGTCGTCCGCTCGTTCCAGGCGCGGCTGGACGCCTTCGCCGAGGCCGCGGCGGTCCGCTACGAGGTCGGGCGAGGTCCCCAGGGCGCCGTCCTCCAGGTCCAGCTCGAACGGCAGCGGCTGGCGGAGCGGCTCATCGAGCTGGGCCGCCAGCGCGACCGGGCCGTCCAGGCGCTCGCCCGCGTGCTCGACCGGCCGGGCCTCACCGTGGGCCGCGTCGTCACGCCGCCGCCCGCGCTCCCCACAGACCTCGACCTCGACGCGCTCGCCCTGGGCCTCCGCCCCGAGGTGGCCCAGGCCCAGGCCCGCATCGTGCAGGCCGAGGCCGACGTGGCGCTCGCCGAGCGGGCCTACTACCCGGACCTCGGCGTCGGCGTCGTCTACACCGACGTCGCGCCCGCCGACGCGCCGCCGACGGCGACGGGCCGCGACGCGCTCGGGCTGATGGCCTCGGTCCGCATCCCGCTCGGGCGCGACCGGCTCCGCGCGGGCGTGGACGAGGCCCGGCTCCGCCAGCGGGCCGCCCAGGCCCGCCTCCAGGCCACGGAGACCGCCGTCCAGGCCGACGTGGCCGACGCGCTCTCCGACGCCCGCCGCGCCGCCGAGTCCGTCGCGCTGTACCGCGACGTCCTGCTCCCGCAGTCGCTCACGACCGTCGAGTCCGCGCTCGCGGGCTACACGACCGGCACGGTCGACTTCCTCGCCTTCCTCGACGCCGAGCGCGCCCGGTTCCAGGTCCAGCTCGGCCTCGTCGACGCCCGCGCCCGGCTCCTCGACGCGGCCGCCGACCTCGCCCGCGCCGTCGGCCTCACCACCCCCGCCGTCTCTCCCCTCCAGGACCGATGACCCCCGACACCCAGACCCCGCCCGCCCCGCCCCCGGTGGACGCGCCCGACCCGGCCGATCCCTACGACGAGGCGCCCCGCGACGGTCGCCCCCGCCGCGCCCGCTGGGTCATGCTCGCCCTCCTCGCCCTCGTGGCGGCCGTCGGCCTGACGTGGGCGCTCACGCGGGGCGACTCGTCCGACGCCGTCGCCGACGCCCCGCCCGCCGAGGCGCCCGGCGGCGCGGCGGCCTCCGGCGACGGCTCCCCGGGCGGTCTCGCCCAGTTCGACGCCAACGGCGACGGCGTGGTCTACCAGTCGGGGATGCACCCGTGGATCGTCGAGGACGAGCCGGGGACGTGCCCGATCTGTGGGATGGACCTCGAGCCCGTGCCCGTGTCCGGCGCCCCGGCCGGGACCGTCGAGATCGACCCGGTCACGTTGCAGAACATCGGCGTCCGGACGGCCCTCGTCGCCACGGGCCAGATCGAGCGGACGTTGCGCACGACGGGCACGTTCGAGGCCCGCGACGCCGGGCGCGAGACGGTCACGCTCCGGGTCGGCGGGTTCGTCGAGCGGCTCTACGTCGACACCGAGGGCCAGCGCGTCCGCCAGGGCCAGCCGCTCCTCGAGATCTACAGCCCCGAGCTCGTCTCGACGCAGCAGGAGCTCCTCCTCGCCGTCCGCAACCGCGAGCTCTTGGGCGGCGGGGAGGGGGCGGCCCGGCTCGTCGAGGCGGCCCGGACCCGGCTCCGCCTCTTCGGGCTGGGGGCCGGGCAGATCGCGGCCGTCGAGCGCTCGGGCACGATCCAGGAGCGGATCACGCTCTTCGCGCCCGCGAGCGGGACGGTCCAGAACAAGCGGATCGTCGAGGGCATGCAGGCCACGCCCGGCATGCCGCTCATGGACATCGTGAACCTCGGCGCGCTCTACCTCCAGGTCGACGTCCCCGAGCAGGACCTCGGCTGGGTCGCGCCCGGCACGCGCGCCGTCGTGGCCGTGACCTCGCTGCCGGGCGACGAGCTCCGGGGCCGCGTCGACTACGTCTACGACACGCTCGACCCGTCGACGCGGACGGGCACGGCCCGGATCACGCTCGCCAACGCGGGCGGGCGCCTCCGGCCGGGCATGTACGCCACGGCCACGCTCTTCGGCGCCGCGAGCGCGTCGGGGCCGGTCGTCCCGACCGAGGCCATCGTCCGGACGGGCGGCGAGGGCGTCGGGGAGGCCGCCGTGATCCTGGCCCTGGGCGACGGCCGCTTCCGGCCCCAGCCCGTCACGATCGGGGAGGAGGGGGACGGCGTCGTCCGCGTCCTGTCCGGCCTCGCCGTCGGCGACCGCGTGGTCACGAGCGCCCAGTTCTTGATCGACTCCGAGGCCCGCCTCGCGGCGTCGCTCGGGGCCATGACCGGCGGGATGGAGATGGCCGACACCGACGACTTCCCCACCGAGTGATGCGAGATTCCAGAGCCAAAGACGGCGCCCTCGAGCGCCTCATCGAGTGGAGCGCCGAGAACCGGCTCCTCATCGGGCTGGTCACGCTCATGGTCGCCGGGCTCGGCGCGTGGGCCGCGCTCACGACGCCCGTCGACGCGATCCCGGACCTCTCCGACGTCCAGGTCATCGTCCGGACCGAGTACGCCGGCCAGGGCCCGCAGATCGTCGAGGAGCAGGTGACCTACCCGCTCACCTCGGCCATGCTCTCCGTCCCGGGCGCCCGGACCGTCCGGGGGTACTCCATGTTCGGGACGAGCTTCGTCTACGTCATCTTCGAGGACGGGACCGACCTGTACTGGGCCCGCTCGCGCGTCCTCGAGTACCTCTCCCAGGTCCAGGACCGGCTCCCCGATCAGGCCGCGCCCGCCTTGGGGCCGGACGCGACGGGCGTCGGCTGGGTCTACCAGTACAGCCTGCGCGACACGACGGGCACGTACGACCTCGCCCAGCTCCGGGCCGTCCAGGACTTCTACCTCCGCTACGAGCTCCAGGCCGTCGAGGGCGTGGCCGAGGTGGCGACGGTCGGCGGGTTCCAGAAGCAGTACCAGGTCGTCGTCGACCCCCAGCGGCTCGCGGCCTACGGCGTCCCCATCGGCCAGGTCGCGAGCGCGCTCCGTCGGAGCAACCGCGACGTCGGCGGGCGGCTCTTGGAGCTCGGCGAGCGCGAGTTCATCGTCCGCGGGAAGGGCTACCTCACCGGCCTCGACGACATCCGCCAGGTCGTCGTCAAGGCCGAGGGCGGGACGCCCGTCACCGTCGGGCAGATCGCTGAGGTCCGCCTCGGCCCCGAGATCCGGCGCGGGATCGCCGACGTGAACGGCGAGGGCGAGGTCGTCGGCGGCATCGTCGTCATGCGGAGCGGCGAGAACGCCCAGGCGACGATCGACGCGGTGAAGGAGCGGATCGCCGAGGTCTCGCCGGGCCTGCCCCCTGGCGTCGAGGTCGTCACCGAGTACGACCGCTCCGAGCTCATCGCGAGCGCCGTCTCGGCGCTCTCGACGACGATCTGGGAGGAGATGCTGGTCGTGGCCCTCGTGGTCATCGTGTTCCTGCTCCACGTCCGGAGCGCGTTCGTCGCCCTCGTGACGGTCCCGGTCGGCATCCTGATCGCGCTCGGGGTCATGCGGCTCCTGGGGATCAACGCCAACATCATGAGCCTGGGCGGGATCGCCATCGCCATCGGCGTGATGGTGGACGCCTCGCTCGTCATGGTCGAGAACGCCCACAAGCACATCGAGCGGGCGCGAGAGGCGAAGAGGGATAGGGAGGGATACGGGACGGGGGATGGGGCCGCCAGCGGGGCCGCCCCAGACGAGCCGCCCCCGCTGGCGGAGGGCGAGCGCGTCCGGGCCGTGATCGAGGCCGCGAAAGAGGTCGGGCCGTCGCTGTTCTTCTCGCTCCTGATCGTGACGGTCTCGTTCCTGCCCGTGTTCACGCTGGAGCAGGTCGAGGGCCGCATGTTCCGGCCCCTCGCGCTCACCAAGACGTTCTCGATGGCGGCGGCGTCCATCCTCGCCGTGACCCTGGTCCCGGCGCTCATGGCCGTCTTCGTCAAGGGGAAAATCCGGTCGGAGCAGAAGAACCCCGTCGCCCGGTTCTTCATCGCCGCCTACCGGCCCGTCATCCGGGGCACACTCCGGCACCCGCGCGCCGTGCTCCTGGTCGGGTTCTCGCTCCTGTTCGTGACCGTGCTCCCGGTCCAGCGGCTGCTCCTGGGTGAGACCTACGTCCCGTTCCCCCAGATCGGATCGGAGTTCATGCCGCCGCTCTGGGAGGGCGACATGCTCTACATGCCGACGACGCTCCCGGGCGTCTCGCCCCAGGAGGCCAAGAACATCCTGCAGCGGACCGACCGGATCCTGGCCTCGTTCCCCGAGGTGGAGCGCGTGTTCGGCAAGATCGGCCGGGCCGAGACGGCGACGGACCCGGCCCCGCTCTCGATGATCGAGACGACGATCATCTTGAAGCCCGAGGACCAGTGGCGCGACGGCGTCGACCGCGACAGCCTGACGCGGGCGTTCGACGCGGCCATCCGGTTCCCCGGCCTCACCAACGCCTGGACCATGCCGATCAAGACGCGGATCGACATGCTCGCGACCGGGATCCGGACGCCGGTCGGGGTCAAGATCGCGGGCGAGGACCTCGAGACGCTGGAGCGGCTCGGCGAGCAGGTCGAGCGGGCCGTCTCGGCCCTCCCCGGCACGCGGAGCGCCTACGCCGAGCGCGTCATGGGCGGGAGCTTCCTCGACGTCACCGTCGACCGCTTCGCCGCCGCCCGCTACGGGCTCACGTCGGGCGACGTCCAGGACGTGCTCCAGGCGGCCGTCGGCGGGATGAACGTGACGACGACCGTCGAGGGGCTCGAGCGCTACGGCGTCAACGTCCGCTACCCCCGCGGCCTCCGCGACGACCTCCCGGCGCTCCAGCAGGTCCTCGTGCCGACGCCCGGCGGCGCCCAGGTCCCGCTCGGCGAGCTGGCGACGTTCGCGTTCGTGAGCGGCCCGCCCATGATCAAGTCCGAGAACGCCCGCCCCAACGCGTGGGTCTACGTGGACCTGGAGGAGGGGGCCGACGTGGGCTCGTACGTCCAGGACGCCCAGGCGGCCGTCGAGGCGGCCGTCGACCTCCCGCCGGGCTACTCGATCCGGTGGAGCGGGCAGTACGAGTACATGGAGCGGGCCAACCGGCGGCTGGC includes:
- a CDS encoding heavy metal translocating P-type ATPase, which gives rise to MPAPSPALLSDPPVADPSGDGAGGLPPEARSRAILGVEGMTCAACSGRVEKALNAVPGVHRATVNLATERATVEFDASETTPLALAEAVRQSGYDVRTEEVSFAVGGMTCAACVGRVEKALQGADGVVEASVNLATERARVRYATGTDVEALYEAVRKTGYDVVEAVGGASTEDAERTARELDRQRLRRRLLWAAGLSLPLFLMEMVPMAIPGGMAFVDGLVPMHTRWLVAFVLATAVQFGPGWRFYRAGWAAARHGAPDMNTLVALGTSAAYGYSVVATFLPGVLPAGAVHVYYEASATIITLILLGKWFEARAKGQTSDAVRALLGLKAETARVVKDGQETEVPIDDVAVGDVVRVRPGEKVPVDGVVVEGTSYVDESMVTGEPVPVEKTDGDEVVGGTVNQAGSLLVETTRVGADTVLAQIVQLVEEAQASRPAIQALADRVVAVFVPVVLVIAALVFAVWLWVGPSPALTYALVAAVSVLIIACPCAMGLATPVSVMVGTGKAAELGVLFRKGEALQTLSEADVVALDKTGTLTEGRPTLTDVALADGANPDEAALIRLVASVEVPSEHPVGAAIVRAAAERGLDVPAASEFEAVPGFGVRGTVEGRRVEVGADRFMARLGVEVGPLAEAARRLAEEGKTPLYAAIDGRLAAAIAVSDPVKATTPAAIDALHRAGLRVAMVTGDNRATAQAVARRLGIDEVLAEVLPADKAEAVRRLQAEGGRDGGAAHVAFVGDGINDAPALAQADVGVAIGTGTDVAIEAADVVLMRGDLTALVDARALSAATLRNVKQNLFWAFAYNVVLIPVAAGVLYPALGVMLSPVLGAAAMGLSSVFVLTNALRLRRFTAPEIGASSAAR
- a CDS encoding TolC family protein, with translation MTLASVARLALLAGLAAAAPHARAQAPDTLRLDAVLGALYADNPTLQAARLDARALARRGDQVGALPDPTASVMVAPYPILTARGTQRSQWRVEQMLPWPGTLGLRRDAADAAAEAARIGADVTALDLGQRATRAYADLVRTQEAAEVVRSFQARLDAFAEAAAVRYEVGRGPQGAVLQVQLERQRLAERLIELGRQRDRAVQALARVLDRPGLTVGRVVTPPPALPTDLDLDALALGLRPEVAQAQARIVQAEADVALAERAYYPDLGVGVVYTDVAPADAPPTATGRDALGLMASVRIPLGRDRLRAGVDEARLRQRAAQARLQATETAVQADVADALSDARRAAESVALYRDVLLPQSLTTVESALAGYTTGTVDFLAFLDAERARFQVQLGLVDARARLLDAAADLARAVGLTTPAVSPLQDR
- a CDS encoding efflux RND transporter periplasmic adaptor subunit, coding for MTPDTQTPPAPPPVDAPDPADPYDEAPRDGRPRRARWVMLALLALVAAVGLTWALTRGDSSDAVADAPPAEAPGGAAASGDGSPGGLAQFDANGDGVVYQSGMHPWIVEDEPGTCPICGMDLEPVPVSGAPAGTVEIDPVTLQNIGVRTALVATGQIERTLRTTGTFEARDAGRETVTLRVGGFVERLYVDTEGQRVRQGQPLLEIYSPELVSTQQELLLAVRNRELLGGGEGAARLVEAARTRLRLFGLGAGQIAAVERSGTIQERITLFAPASGTVQNKRIVEGMQATPGMPLMDIVNLGALYLQVDVPEQDLGWVAPGTRAVVAVTSLPGDELRGRVDYVYDTLDPSTRTGTARITLANAGGRLRPGMYATATLFGAASASGPVVPTEAIVRTGGEGVGEAAVILALGDGRFRPQPVTIGEEGDGVVRVLSGLAVGDRVVTSAQFLIDSEARLAASLGAMTGGMEMADTDDFPTE
- a CDS encoding efflux RND transporter permease subunit produces the protein MRDSRAKDGALERLIEWSAENRLLIGLVTLMVAGLGAWAALTTPVDAIPDLSDVQVIVRTEYAGQGPQIVEEQVTYPLTSAMLSVPGARTVRGYSMFGTSFVYVIFEDGTDLYWARSRVLEYLSQVQDRLPDQAAPALGPDATGVGWVYQYSLRDTTGTYDLAQLRAVQDFYLRYELQAVEGVAEVATVGGFQKQYQVVVDPQRLAAYGVPIGQVASALRRSNRDVGGRLLELGEREFIVRGKGYLTGLDDIRQVVVKAEGGTPVTVGQIAEVRLGPEIRRGIADVNGEGEVVGGIVVMRSGENAQATIDAVKERIAEVSPGLPPGVEVVTEYDRSELIASAVSALSTTIWEEMLVVALVVIVFLLHVRSAFVALVTVPVGILIALGVMRLLGINANIMSLGGIAIAIGVMVDASLVMVENAHKHIERAREAKRDREGYGTGDGAASGAAPDEPPPLAEGERVRAVIEAAKEVGPSLFFSLLIVTVSFLPVFTLEQVEGRMFRPLALTKTFSMAAASILAVTLVPALMAVFVKGKIRSEQKNPVARFFIAAYRPVIRGTLRHPRAVLLVGFSLLFVTVLPVQRLLLGETYVPFPQIGSEFMPPLWEGDMLYMPTTLPGVSPQEAKNILQRTDRILASFPEVERVFGKIGRAETATDPAPLSMIETTIILKPEDQWRDGVDRDSLTRAFDAAIRFPGLTNAWTMPIKTRIDMLATGIRTPVGVKIAGEDLETLERLGEQVERAVSALPGTRSAYAERVMGGSFLDVTVDRFAAARYGLTSGDVQDVLQAAVGGMNVTTTVEGLERYGVNVRYPRGLRDDLPALQQVLVPTPGGAQVPLGELATFAFVSGPPMIKSENARPNAWVYVDLEEGADVGSYVQDAQAAVEAAVDLPPGYSIRWSGQYEYMERANRRLAVLVPITLAVVFLLLFLHFRSAEEALLLMIPLPFAVVGAVWLMLALGFNFSIAVGVGLIAVAGLAAETGVVMHVYLDEAVARYRERGWLTSVPRLKAALEEGAVDRVRPKLMTVFTTILGLTPAMLGTGTGGEIMQRIAAPMVGGLVTSTVHTLVMIPALYAVVQGRRLRRQLRDDAGGDGRAPDALALEPLAPRARAHDAPPAP